The region TGATAAACGCATCGCCAGCGCAATCGACCTGGCATTACAGCAACACGATACGCCTGTTGGCCCACTGTTCGTAGCAGTACGCCACGGACGTATAAAAAAATGCTTCACGCGAGATACGGCGATCCGCTATCTGGCGTTCTTTATGACTTCAGAAGCATTTTATCGCTCCGGCTTCGAGCAGCGGCACCCGGATGTGCAGGCAGTCCACCCACTCAATCCAGAGCTGAATTGTTGGCAGCGTGGCGGCGTAACCACCGGGTATTTCATGGCACACCAGCGTTGTGTTCGCCGTCTGCGTCGCATCTTGGCGCGCAAGCGAGAAATGGAGAAATGGTGTGAGAAATGGGACGCGATGCATGACCGATTCGTTAAAGAGGTTGATGCACTGCAGGCCATCAAGCCGAAAGGAGTTCAGTGATGGTTAATTCAGCCTTTACTCCGGAGCCGACATCAACAGGCATCCGTTTTGGTAACCGCGTCATTGGTTATTCCGTCGCGGTTCGCCAGCTCGACAATGGCAACTATGACAAACGAATTCCGGATGGATTAGATCTGCTGGCTTGCATCATGGAAGCGATTGAAAGCGGCTGGTTTACCCCGGGCATCGAGAGCGAAATCATCATTTGGCGCTGGATGCTTGTTGCCGTCTTCATTACCGAGGAGCAGGCAAAGAACGGCACAGTTGAGGTTGCCAACGATTCTGGAGGGTTTGACACCGCAGTTATCTACTCCGGACAGCACGGTTCAATCAGTGTTTATCCTGCGCCAGAGCGGTTCGCACTCGCAAGCCATGTGGAAGGGTTAGCTATTGAGAAATACGGTCAGGAACTCGGCCAGCAGATGGCGCTGCGCATGTACCGGGACATGTTAGATACGGACGCTGAGAACGGGCTTCGACTCTCAAAAATGGGGCGGGAGGGTTTTAATCTCCTGCATGACAGCTTCATTGAACAGATTCAGAAAGAAGGTATGCCTGACATGCCGGTTATGCACTGAGGAGGACGAAAATGAACACTGTAACGATCAACAACAAACAGCTGCCGGCAGTCGAGTATCGCGGTCAGCGCGTTGTGACGCTAGCGATGATTGATGAAGTCCACCAGCGACCTGAAGGAACCGCTCGTGCTGCGTTTAACCGCAACCGTTCTCACTTTATCGAAGGGGTGGATTTTCTTGAAATGACTGCGGACGTAATACGTACGGAGTCACTTTCTGATGCCTTTGCCGCGCGCACTGCCAAAGGAATCATTCTTTTCGAGTCTGGTTACCTGATGCTGACGAAGCCGTTTAACGATGATCTTGCCTGGCAGGTTCAGCGCGAACTGGTTAACAGCTATTTCCGCACTCGCGCGTCGCTGACGGAAATTGAGATGATCGCAGCGATGGCCGCAGACGCCGTTCGCCAGCAGAAACGCCTGAATCATGTTGAAGAGCAGATCGAAACGGTCACCGAAGCTGTGGAGAACATCAAACGTGGGACCATGCGCGCAGGATATGTCGGTTACCGTCAGGTGGCAGCCAAAAGCGGTATGAGTGATGCCAAGTGCCGGAATCTGGTCAATGCCTACCGCATCCCGACAGACACGCACGAATTTATGACTCCAGAAGGGTTGTTGTCACGTAGGGCAATCGTCGAACTGGAGCCGTTTATGGCCGCGTTTCGCCAGATGATGTCAGAAGCTGAACCGCGCGGCACCCGCTGGTATCACCCTAAAATGGGCCTGTTCCAGGCGATTGGGTGGGAGGGTTAAGAATGCACAAATTCTTCGTGGAGACAAACAACCTGAACACTATCAGCGATTGCCTGCAGCAGCTTGTTAACGCAGAAGAAGCGCAGCTCAGTATTGAAGAGCAACTGGCGAGATCGAACAGCAGTAGTGACTGGAGCACATGGCGCAAAAAGGCAGAGAACGCGCTGCGGCTGATCAAAGGGAAGCGTCGAATCATCACAGCTCGTTTGGCAGTTCTGCGTCATGAGGAAAAAGAGCGCAACCTGGAGCTGCACCAGCAGCACAACGACTTCCTGGTTCAGGCTCTGCGCGAAATCGTAACGCCCTCCTCTTTTGCGCGTTGCGTGCGTCTGGCTAAAGAGAAAATGGAGGAGATCCATGCAAACCAGTGCTGAAATCGTTCTTCTGGTGCCGAATGACTGGGTTAGCGAAAAGGTTCTGATTGCGGTTACCGGGCTCAAGCCCGGAACCATCACCCGCGCCAGAAAAGAATCCTGGATGCTGGGCCGCGAGTACCTGCACATTTCACCAGATGGTAATCCCAAGCCTTCGAGCGAATGCATGTATAACAGGAAAGCCGTTGATCAGTGGATCGAGGCGCAGAAAAAAAATCAACCAGGTGCGAAGACAGCATGAAAAGCAGTACACTCGTCAACGCTCCTGGACGTCAGGAGGGATCAATGGCTAATGCATCATACCCGACAGGCGTCGAAAACCACGGCGGTTCGCTCCGCATCTGGTTTCTTTATAAAGGTAAACGTGTCAGGGAAAACCTCGGTGTCCCTGACACTGCAAAAAATCGCAAGATAGCTGGTGAGCTGCGTTCTTCGGTTTGTTTTGCGATAA is a window of Enterobacter cloacae complex sp. ECNIH7 DNA encoding:
- a CDS encoding excisionase family protein, with the protein product MQTSAEIVLLVPNDWVSEKVLIAVTGLKPGTITRARKESWMLGREYLHISPDGNPKPSSECMYNRKAVDQWIEAQKKNQPGAKTA
- a CDS encoding ORF6N domain-containing protein; protein product: MNTVTINNKQLPAVEYRGQRVVTLAMIDEVHQRPEGTARAAFNRNRSHFIEGVDFLEMTADVIRTESLSDAFAARTAKGIILFESGYLMLTKPFNDDLAWQVQRELVNSYFRTRASLTEIEMIAAMAADAVRQQKRLNHVEEQIETVTEAVENIKRGTMRAGYVGYRQVAAKSGMSDAKCRNLVNAYRIPTDTHEFMTPEGLLSRRAIVELEPFMAAFRQMMSEAEPRGTRWYHPKMGLFQAIGWEG